In Deferribacterota bacterium, the genomic window TATAATCCTATGGGGCATCGTATAATTACTCAACCCAACAATATCTTCAGGAATAACATAATCCCTTTTAGCTATAAATGCAGATACCTTAGCAATTGAAACTATATCTAGACATGCCCTTGTTGATAAACCAATCAAAACATCATCAGATTCCCTAATATGATTTGCTATATTTAGTAAGTAGTCATAAATATTATCAGATATATAAATTTTAGTCCTTATAAATTCCTGTAGCGCTAATAGTTCATCCTTTTTTATTACTGCCTTTAAATGATTAACTTTATTTTTCAAACTACCTTCTTTTAGTATCTGCCTTTCAACCGAATAAGGTGGATAACCAATTAAAAGCCTCATTTGAAACCTATCCCACTCAGATTCAGGAAGTGGATATGTACCAAATTCATCATAAGGATTTTGGGTTGCTATAACCATAAAAGGTTTGGGCAAACTATATGTATGGCCTTCATAGGTAACCCCATTTTCTTCCATTGCTTCTAATAGTGCACTTTGGGTTTTAGGGGATGCCCTATTTATTTCATCAAAAAGAATAATGTTGTTAAAGATTGGTCCCCTTTTGAATACTAAATTATTACTATTCTTATCAAATACCTCATAACCAATAATATCAGGGGGCAATAGATCATTAGTGCCTTGTATACGCCCAAAAGATAAATCTAAAGAATGTGCTAAAGTGAGAGCAAGTGTTGTTTTGCCCAAACCTGGGATATCTTCAATAATTATGTGGCCACCAGCTAAAATAGATAGCATTGCAATTTTTACAGCCTTTTCCTTGCCTTTTAAAAAACTATTAATGTACTTCTCAAAACCTTTATATATATTAAAATATTTATCCATTTTGTTAATATATTAATACTAATTTAAATTTTTAAAAGAATTAAAATACACCCAAATATATAAAAATCTGACTTGCGAAGTCTAAAAATCTGACTTGCGAAGTCAGAGGATGGCGTAAGTACGGGGAAAATCTGACTTGCGAAGTCGAAGGATTGGGGAAGTTGAAGGATTGCCCATTTAGCTGGCAGGGGGATTTGAACCCCCGACCTGCTGATTACGAATCAGCTGCTCTGCCGATTGAGCTATGCCAGCAAATTATGATAATCTAAAATCTACTTCTAAGAAATCATAATTGATCTTACTGGCTACTACATTAACAATATCACCAACCCTATAGACTTTGCCTCTATTCTTCCCAAAAAGGGCTGAAGAAGCTGAATCAAATATGTAGTAATCATCCTCTAAGCTAGATATTGGTATAAAACCTGTTAGCATAAGCGATTCGATGAAAACAAAAAAACCACTTGAGTTAACTCTATTTATATAGCCACTATAAATTTTATTATAATCTTTTTCTAAAAATCTAATCTTCTTATATTGGTGGATTTCTCTTTCAGCCTTCTCAGCTAATTCCTCTTTTATTGAAAGCTCTTTAGCGGCTTTTTCCATCCATTCTTCATCAACACTAAAATTGTAGCCAAACTTATACATTTTAAGAAGTCTATGAATGATAAGATCTGGATATCTCCTTATAGGGGAGGTAAAATGTGTGTACGACTTTGAGGCAAGGCCAAAATGGCCAATATTATCAGTTGAATAGAGGGCTCTCTGCATACTCCTAACTAACATAGAGCTTAAAATATAACTATAGGAAGTTGTCACAATATATTCTGAAATTTTTTGTATTATCTTAGGATTTATAGTTTTAGGCTCCTCCAAATTCAAACCAAAGGAATTGCATAAATCGATAAATTCAATAATCTTACTTCTATCAGGTTCACCATGAACCCTATAAATACTAGAGTTTATTTTTTGCTCTAAAAATTCTGAAACAACCTCGTTAGCTTCTAACATAAAATTTTCGATTATCCTATGAGATATTTTCCTATCCAATGGTTTAATCCCTATTAATTCACCCTCCTTATCAAATAAAAATTGAGGTTCTGGTAAATCAAAATATAGCATACCCTTTTCTTTTTTTCTATCAATTAAACATTTAGTTAGTTTTTCAGCGCTTTTTAACAATCTTAATAAGTTTTCATCTTCTATATTTTTAGAATTTTCTAACAATTCATTTGCCTCATCATAGGTTAGCCTGTAATCACTTTTTATAACTGACTCATAAAAATCTACACCTAATCTTTCCCTATTTAAATCATAATCAATTCTAACTGTCATAGTTAACCTATCAACATTTGGGTTTAGACTACATATATTATTAGATAATCTCTCAGGCAACATAGGGATTGCAAATTCAGGGAAATATACACTCGTTCCCCTTGAAAATGCTTCTTCATCAATAGCGCTACCTACTTTAACATAGTGGGCAACATCTGCTATATGTATATATAGTGTATATCCTGCCTGTTTTTCTTCTAGTGATATGGCATCATCAAAATCTCTAGCATCCTCACCATCAATTGTGATTGTAAGTAAATCCCTTAAATCAGTTCTATTTTTAGTATCAATTGTATCACTAATTTTTTTTGATTCATCTATTACGGACTTACTAAACCTCTTTGATAACCCATATTTTTCCAAAACTATCTTATTTTCTATTCCTTTATCACTTAAAAAACCCAAAGATTTAATTATTTTACCCTCTGGATTCTTTCTCTTTTCTGGGAATTTATATATTTGGCAGACTACAATTTCCTCATCCTTTAGATTGGCTGAATATTTATTGGGTATATATACGTCATAAAAGAATTTTTTCATAAAGGGTATAACATAGGCAAAATGTTTAGATTTTTCCACTCTGCCAACTATTAATGTGTTTTTCCTCTCTAAAACTTTTACAACACAGGCCTCTTTCTTTCCTTTATATTCATCAACCCTTATTGCAACCCTATCGCCATGTATAGCTCCTCCTAGTTTATTTGGTGGTATAAATAGATCATTTATAGAACCGTTCTCTGATATAAAAAAAGCATATCCATCAGGGTTGCCGTCAATGATACCTGTATAAAGATCTAACATACTAACTGATGAATATTTTCCTGAGCTGTGTCTTAAAATCTCTCCTTTGTTGACAAGATCTTTTAATACTTCCCTTATAACATTTCTATCTAGATTAAAAAACTCAGAGATATTTTTAACACCAACAGGTTTATCCTGGCTTGAAATAAAATCTAGAATCTTCTTTTGAAATCTATTATTTTCCTTCATACTTCTCAACCTTTTTTCTCAATGTATTACGATTTAAACCCAATATATTTGCTGCTTTACTCTTATTGCCATCTGTTATATCTAAAGCTGCCTTTATAATAGGTTGTTCTACTAATTTAATGTATTCCTCATAAGGCGATAAATCTTGCTCAAGATTTTTAACATTATTAATTAACTTATAAGCAAAATCATACAAATCTTTACGCAGGGAATAACCATTATTATATGGCTGCTTAAAGTTAGATGGTAGGTCATCAACTGTTAACAACTTTGAGCCACAATTAATCATTAAGAATAAAATTGTATTCTCAAGCTCTCTAATATTGCCTGGCCAGTTATATTCATTAAAAACTTTTAATACCTCTTTATCAAATTCTAACTTATCTTCTCTATAGTGCTTATATTTTTCTAGAAAATAATTAATTAAAATAGGAATATCCTCCTTTCTCTCTCTTAATGGTGGCACCCTAATGTTAACAACATTCAACCTGTAATATAAATCCTCACGGAATTTATTTTCTTTTACAAGGCTTAACATATCCCTATTTGTTGCAACAATTATTCTTATATCTAATTTAATAGAATTATTAGAACCAATCCTAGTCAATTCTTTATCCTGTATAACCCTTAATATTTTTGATTGTAGTCTATAGTCAAGTTCTGATATTTCGTCTAGTAATATAGTGCCTCCATTTGCTTGTTCAAATTTCCCTATTCTAGCAGTATTTGCACCAGTAAA contains:
- a CDS encoding AAA family ATPase; translation: MDKYFNIYKGFEKYINSFLKGKEKAVKIAMLSILAGGHIIIEDIPGLGKTTLALTLAHSLDLSFGRIQGTNDLLPPDIIGYEVFDKNSNNLVFKRGPIFNNIILFDEINRASPKTQSALLEAMEENGVTYEGHTYSLPKPFMVIATQNPYDEFGTYPLPESEWDRFQMRLLIGYPPYSVERQILKEGSLKNKVNHLKAVIKKDELLALQEFIRTKIYISDNIYDYLLNIANHIRESDDVLIGLSTRACLDIVSIAKVSAFIAKRDYVIPEDIVGLSNYTMPHRIIFKNAYKISDKEALLRNIIKEVKNPL
- the rnr gene encoding ribonuclease R, with the protein product MKENNRFQKKILDFISSQDKPVGVKNISEFFNLDRNVIREVLKDLVNKGEILRHSSGKYSSVSMLDLYTGIIDGNPDGYAFFISENGSINDLFIPPNKLGGAIHGDRVAIRVDEYKGKKEACVVKVLERKNTLIVGRVEKSKHFAYVIPFMKKFFYDVYIPNKYSANLKDEEIVVCQIYKFPEKRKNPEGKIIKSLGFLSDKGIENKIVLEKYGLSKRFSKSVIDESKKISDTIDTKNRTDLRDLLTITIDGEDARDFDDAISLEEKQAGYTLYIHIADVAHYVKVGSAIDEEAFSRGTSVYFPEFAIPMLPERLSNNICSLNPNVDRLTMTVRIDYDLNRERLGVDFYESVIKSDYRLTYDEANELLENSKNIEDENLLRLLKSAEKLTKCLIDRKKEKGMLYFDLPEPQFLFDKEGELIGIKPLDRKISHRIIENFMLEANEVVSEFLEQKINSSIYRVHGEPDRSKIIEFIDLCNSFGLNLEEPKTINPKIIQKISEYIVTTSYSYILSSMLVRSMQRALYSTDNIGHFGLASKSYTHFTSPIRRYPDLIIHRLLKMYKFGYNFSVDEEWMEKAAKELSIKEELAEKAEREIHQYKKIRFLEKDYNKIYSGYINRVNSSGFFVFIESLMLTGFIPISSLEDDYYIFDSASSALFGKNRGKVYRVGDIVNVVASKINYDFLEVDFRLS
- a CDS encoding sigma-54 dependent transcriptional regulator, encoding MEKNNLLIIDDEENILWVLEEGLNDKNLIIHTSKSIVEAEKKLEKLPIKACIVDIYIDGVNALDHIKRWIRKYPDIYFVIITAYNTSSNIIESIKLGAIDIFTKPFDIGELKERLLNIFYSKGGEKVYGADDPLDNMSYDYQTRSKKMLEIYKIIGRTAKSDISVLITGETGSGKEVIARLLHNKSSRSDKPFVGINMAAIPKELIESELFGYEKGAFTGANTARIGKFEQANGGTILLDEISELDYRLQSKILRVIQDKELTRIGSNNSIKLDIRIIVATNRDMLSLVKENKFREDLYYRLNVVNIRVPPLRERKEDIPILINYFLEKYKHYREDKLEFDKEVLKVFNEYNWPGNIRELENTILFLMINCGSKLLTVDDLPSNFKQPYNNGYSLRKDLYDFAYKLINNVKNLEQDLSPYEEYIKLVEQPIIKAALDITDGNKSKAANILGLNRNTLRKKVEKYEGK